The genomic window TCGGCCTGACGGACCGTCACGTCGCCTCGGTGGTAATGGGTGCCCGAGCCCGTTTCGGTCGCCTACGTCGCGTTGCCGAGCAGCGGACGCTTGAACGGGAACAGCGGGAAGATGTCCTTCTTCAGCGTCTCGTTGACCACCTCCGCCATCACGATGTACCAGGCCATGGCGGCGAGGAGCATCTCGAAGTAGCCCCCGAGGTGCTTGATGCCCACGGAGCCGGCGCCGTTCCCGATGTCCTCGAGGATGATGGCGATGTCGAAGACGATGAACGTCAAGAAGACCGTCCAGTTGGTCCCCAGCGTGGCCACGGTGAAGATGAGGGTGATCACCGTCCACATACACAGGAAGGTCGTCACCGCCTGCGGCGCGGCCGTCCCGGCGTGCGGCACGACATAGGTGATCAGGCCGACGAAGCTGAACCAGAATGCCCCGTACGAGGTCATGAAGGCCGCCGGGAACAGATCCCCGCGCCGCAGCGCGAAGAGTCCGGCGACGAACTGGGTCAGCCCGCCGTAAACCGCGGCCAGCGCCAGGACCAGGACCTCACCCTTCGGATTGAGTAGGCCGCTGGTGTACAGCCCCAGGGTGAAGGTGGTCAGCGCGAAGCCGCCCACCCCGACGGGAACGGCGTTGCAGATGAACTGGTGCGACGCCGCTTGTCCGGACGCCGCCTCGGCCTGCGGCGGCGCAGCGGAACCCGTCACGTTGCGCTGATGAATGACTTCTGCCACTGGATCACCTTCCGATGAGTTGATGCCCGGGACCGATTAGCAGCTGATCACTGGAGCATTTGCGTTGTTCCGCTGCTGGCGTAAAACAATCGACCTATGCCCAGCACTCATGAAAAAGATGTGAATGGCACCCGCGTGTTTTGCCGCCCCGGCGGCCACCGCTTGCCGAAATGACGATCAATCAGAAACGCTGGGAAGGGTTGCAGAGGAAGGGCTTCAGTGAGTTAGCCAGCTCGAACTCGAGTTTGCGGCTACAGATCCTCAGCGGTCGGCCGCAGCAGGGCGAGGAACGCGACGGCGGCGAGCACCATCACCGCGGCGCCGTAGTAGCGGGCGGTGGTCATGATGTCGCCGGTCTCCTCGGCCAGCACACCGGCCGCGATTGCGGGCCCGCCGAACGCGACGTAGGAGACCACGAACAGCACGGAGAGCACCCCGGCGCGTTCGTGTGGCCCGGCCACCATCGCGACCGAGCGGAACGCGCCCTGGA from Sporichthyaceae bacterium includes these protein-coding regions:
- a CDS encoding acetate uptake transporter, producing the protein MAEVIHQRNVTGSAAPPQAEAASGQAASHQFICNAVPVGVGGFALTTFTLGLYTSGLLNPKGEVLVLALAAVYGGLTQFVAGLFALRRGDLFPAAFMTSYGAFWFSFVGLITYVVPHAGTAAPQAVTTFLCMWTVITLIFTVATLGTNWTVFLTFIVFDIAIILEDIGNGAGSVGIKHLGGYFEMLLAAMAWYIVMAEVVNETLKKDIFPLFPFKRPLLGNAT